In a genomic window of Jaculus jaculus isolate mJacJac1 chromosome 8, mJacJac1.mat.Y.cur, whole genome shotgun sequence:
- the LOC123462939 gene encoding TP53-regulated inhibitor of apoptosis 1-like → MNSIGEACTDMKREYDQCFNRWFAEKFLKGDGSGDPCTDLFKHYQQCVQKAIKEKEIPIEGLEFMGHGKDKPENSS, encoded by the coding sequence ATGAACAGCATCGGGGAGGCTTGCACTGACATGAAGCGGGAGTACGACCAGTGTTTCAATCGCTGGTTTGCCGAGAAGTTCCTGAAAGGGGACGGCTCTGGGGACCCGTGCACCGACCTCTTCAAGCACTACCAGCAGTGTGTTCAGAAAGcaataaaggagaaagagattCCTATTGAAGGACTGGAGTTCATGGGCCATGGCAAAGATAAGCCTGAAAACTCTTCTTGA